The Lycium ferocissimum isolate CSIRO_LF1 chromosome 8, AGI_CSIRO_Lferr_CH_V1, whole genome shotgun sequence DNA segment AGAGAGCTATAATACATTGGACCAgtaaaaaaagaacaaaaacaaactCATAGTTGACAAGACAGTGAAGTATCAACAAATCCGGTTAGACAACTGATAGAGATTCAACACCCAATCCAAGCAAAATGACCACCGAAAGCTATTTGGAAAAAAACATTCGAATTCATTAAAATAGATACTAAGATATCTGAAAGTTGTACTTTGAAAGCGACGAGCCTGAACTTCTTTCTTATTTAGGAGGGCAGTAAGTTGGTCGAAAAGCCAACGGACTAACAGTATAAATTACAGCCTTATAATCACTTCGATCAATTACTTTGTCATCAAATCTTAGTGGTGCACCATTAAGACCATAATTAATGTTACTAAAAACATTGCAATTTTCTTGAGGAGAAGACACCAGTTTCACACGACAAGAATGAAGTGGATGATCAAGATAAGAATGTCCCATTTTGAAACCTTGTAACTCTGCATAGAAATAACCATATGCATTTGCTTCAAATGCCTTGTAAAAATTTACTCTTTTCTTGTAGTCTTTGCATATAACACTAATTTTGGCTGATGCAACTGGCTTAGCTCCTGATAATGACCATGATCCATAGGTATCACAACGTTGGCAGTAGATCATGCCTTCGATCACCACGGTCGTCTCAACGGGCTGGGCCTGGGCCGGGCCATGATCATACGCGAATGTCAGTGGAAGGGCCAGACCCAGAAGGAGCGATGAGACTATTAGGATAACTTGGATTCTAATTGCCATCTTGTGTGAATTTTAGAATGTTTTCTTGATGATGTTAATGGCATTGAAATGATTcctatatatatagttattggCATGGCATTGTCGACATTTTCGTTTATTAATGACGTGAAGGCTACTAACTGTATTTGTTAAAGTGGTAGAATCGTCCTTAGATTGCTTGCTAACGTGAAGACCATTTGCTAAAGTTTATTAGTTTGATAGTAATTGACATTGATAAACTTGGTTGACTAATTTGTTTATTAATATGTGGGCTTAAGTTATTTACATTGGTATTGTAAGCGAATCTTAATATGTGATAGTAGAATAGTGATGATAACAAGTTATCCAATAGATTTCCCTATAACAATTAACGTTTATCAAGAGATTTACATAAAAGTAATTTAATTGTGAAAATATATTTTCGGGCATCAATGTACAAAACTTAAACTCTATATAGGCAAAGGGCTAAGCCAGAAAGCCCACTTTTTCCTTTGAATTTAAATTAAGATTGATAGTGTAAATATACTTTACGTCATCGGCGTAACTTCATGTTATAATAAGTTTTTGatagtgtaaatattttttacgtCATCAGTGTAACTTCATGTTATAATAagttatttaattattcattatATGAGATCAACGAATGCTTATTAAATAAAGCTATGTATAATTATGTATTGCGTCATGGCTTTATTGTGTAAATATCTTTTTACGCTGTCAAtacataaaacttaaaactCCCCTTCGCCTTTAGGCCAAA contains these protein-coding regions:
- the LOC132066906 gene encoding non-classical arabinogalactan protein 30-like, with the translated sequence MAIRIQVILIVSSLLLGLALPLTFAYDHGPAQAQPVETTVVIEGMIYCQRCDTYGSWSLSGAKPVASAKISVICKDYKKRVNFYKAFEANAYGYFYAELQGFKMGHSYLDHPLHSCRVKLVSSPQENCNVFSNINYGLNGAPLRFDDKVIDRSDYKAVIYTVSPLAFRPTYCPPK